The Bacillus xiapuensis genome window below encodes:
- a CDS encoding undecaprenyl-diphosphate phosphatase, protein MSLWELFVAFLLGLVEGATEFAPVSSTGHMIIVDDILLKSKELYSEPVANTFKVVIQLGSILAVVIVFKERFFHLLGMKKDLAGRSRESSKLKLSQVIVGLLPAGILGFLFEDYIDEHLFSIHTVLVALVAGAVLMLIADKFSAKRIQAETVDEITYKQAFLVGLFQCISLWPGFSRSGATISGGVLLGLSHRAAADFTFIMAVPIMAGASGLSLIKNWEYFTLDALPFFIVGFISAFLFALLSIRFFLALINKIKLTPFAVYRIVLAAVIYFVFL, encoded by the coding sequence TTGAGTTTGTGGGAATTATTCGTCGCCTTCCTATTGGGACTCGTCGAAGGGGCGACGGAATTTGCTCCGGTATCATCAACCGGACATATGATTATTGTCGATGATATTTTATTAAAATCAAAAGAACTTTACTCTGAGCCTGTCGCTAATACGTTTAAGGTAGTTATTCAGCTCGGTTCGATTTTAGCGGTAGTGATCGTCTTTAAAGAGCGCTTCTTCCATTTGCTTGGAATGAAAAAAGACTTAGCTGGAAGAAGCAGGGAATCATCCAAACTCAAGCTGAGCCAAGTTATTGTCGGCTTGCTTCCTGCCGGGATTCTCGGTTTCTTGTTTGAGGATTATATTGATGAGCATCTTTTTTCCATTCACACGGTGCTGGTGGCCTTAGTGGCGGGAGCGGTGCTCATGCTGATTGCCGACAAGTTTTCAGCTAAGCGGATTCAAGCAGAAACAGTGGATGAGATTACGTATAAGCAGGCTTTCCTTGTGGGGCTATTTCAATGCATTTCGCTGTGGCCAGGGTTCTCGCGTTCCGGCGCCACTATTTCCGGAGGGGTTCTCCTTGGCTTAAGCCACCGGGCTGCCGCCGACTTTACATTCATCATGGCCGTGCCGATTATGGCCGGAGCCAGCGGATTATCCCTGATTAAAAACTGGGAATATTTCACGTTGGATGCCCTGCCGTTTTTCATCGTCGGCTTTATTAGCGCCTTTCTCTTTGCACTTCTCTCCATCCGCTTCTTTCTGGCGCTCATAAATAAAATTAAACTGACTCCATTTGCGGTCTACCGCATCGTTTTAGCAGCGGTCATTTATTTTGTATTTCTGTAA
- a CDS encoding sulfite exporter TauE/SafE family protein, protein MDLSIGFIIVVFLIGFIGSFLSGMVGIGGSIIKYPMLLYIPPLLGFAAFSAHEVAGISAVQVFFSTMAGVWAYRKSDYLNKTLILYMGAAVLAGSFIGGFASENMAASAVNLIYGILAALAAIMMFVPKKGLDDRPFDEGTFNKWLAAFFAFIVGLGAGIVGAAGAFLLVPIMLVVLKIPTRMTIASSLAITFISSIGSTAGKLLTGQVLLMPALIMVAASILAAPIGAKAGQRMDTKLLQWLLALLIAATAIKIWFDILSRM, encoded by the coding sequence GTGGATTTGTCCATTGGATTTATAATTGTAGTTTTTCTCATTGGATTCATCGGCTCCTTTCTTTCAGGAATGGTGGGCATCGGCGGTTCGATTATTAAATATCCGATGCTGTTATATATTCCGCCGCTCTTGGGATTTGCGGCATTTTCCGCCCATGAAGTAGCCGGCATCAGCGCTGTTCAAGTGTTTTTTTCCACGATGGCCGGTGTCTGGGCCTACCGGAAAAGTGATTATTTGAACAAGACACTCATCCTCTACATGGGAGCCGCTGTGCTGGCCGGAAGCTTCATTGGAGGTTTCGCATCTGAAAACATGGCGGCCTCGGCGGTGAACTTAATTTATGGAATATTAGCGGCGCTTGCGGCCATTATGATGTTTGTGCCTAAAAAAGGCCTCGATGATCGGCCGTTTGATGAAGGAACTTTTAATAAATGGCTGGCGGCCTTCTTTGCTTTTATCGTCGGCCTCGGCGCTGGCATTGTCGGAGCTGCTGGAGCTTTCTTGCTTGTGCCAATCATGCTCGTCGTCTTAAAGATCCCCACAAGAATGACGATCGCCAGCTCGCTTGCAATTACCTTTATTTCTTCTATCGGTTCTACCGCCGGCAAGCTTCTGACAGGGCAAGTGCTGTTAATGCCTGCGCTGATTATGGTGGCGGCCAGCATTCTCGCTGCTCCGATTGGGGCGAAGGCAGGGCAAAGAATGGACACAAAGCTGCTTCAATGGCTGCTCGCCTTGCTGATTGCGGCGACTGCTATAAAAATTTGGTTCGATATTTTATCCCGCATGTAA
- a CDS encoding YfbR-like 5'-deoxynucleotidase: protein MGIHKYFNSLSDLEHLYRLPGKFKYQSHTVAAHSFKVTKIAQLLGTIEELEGQTVNWRSLYEKALNHDYAELFTGDIKTPVKYASNELKALFSQVEEQMAKKFVEQEFPEELQDIYIERFKEGKDDSLEGRILSVADKVDLLYESFGEILKRNPEPLFLEIYQEALSTIMKFDDLPCVQYFIQHILPDMLSEEFIPHNELHAMTEKIVRKHDIK from the coding sequence ATGGGAATACATAAGTATTTTAACAGTCTGTCGGATCTTGAGCATTTGTACCGCTTGCCTGGCAAGTTTAAATATCAGTCCCATACAGTGGCGGCCCATTCATTTAAAGTGACGAAAATCGCGCAGCTTCTGGGAACGATTGAGGAGCTGGAAGGCCAGACGGTCAATTGGCGCTCCTTGTATGAAAAAGCGCTGAATCATGATTACGCGGAGCTGTTTACCGGCGATATTAAAACGCCTGTCAAATACGCCTCCAATGAACTGAAGGCTCTGTTCTCGCAAGTGGAGGAACAGATGGCCAAGAAATTTGTGGAACAGGAATTTCCAGAAGAGCTTCAGGATATTTATATTGAACGTTTCAAAGAAGGAAAGGATGACTCGCTGGAAGGCCGGATTTTATCAGTTGCGGATAAAGTCGATCTTCTCTACGAATCATTCGGGGAAATATTAAAGCGCAATCCTGAGCCCCTGTTTTTGGAAATTTATCAAGAAGCACTTTCAACCATCATGAAATTTGATGATTTGCCTTGTGTTCAATATTTCATTCAACATATATTGCCGGATATGCTTTCGGAAGAATTTATCCCTCATAATGAATTGCATGCGATGACGGAAAAGATCGTCCGAAAACATGATATCAAGTGA
- a CDS encoding PDZ domain-containing protein, producing MVQDWLIGLLAGLGKLLIHPLLYFSLMLAFVVGMLRVNRERKDFDTCVHDIYQEIRGLFPFGLLLGLAVSAVTLLAGLTVPVETLNFVAAATVILSIGGFRFLSPAWTIGLVFFLLLLSETNGWAFIPHGGLSLSGLLQTLAVLAALLVIAEGLLILNRGWQDPSPRLVKSPRGLKMGVQLAQRLWLVPVFLVLPAGDLEAPQSWWPMISIGAESYALVCFPFLIGFAQLVKSTLPKLAVKATGKGVIAAGATALLLAAAAYWLPFLAIVSMLFVIGSRIWISWRHYSYERARHYFFTPQPKGMMILGVIPYSPASKMGLELGEIIYKVNGTPVQSEIEFYEALQRNAAYCKLEVVDVNGQLRFVQGSLYEGEHHELGLILAVEEKKFEDVEKLL from the coding sequence GTGGTACAAGATTGGTTAATCGGTCTGCTTGCGGGCCTTGGAAAATTGTTGATACATCCGCTTCTATACTTTTCACTTATGCTGGCGTTTGTGGTTGGCATGCTTCGCGTGAACAGAGAGCGCAAAGATTTTGATACGTGCGTGCATGATATTTATCAGGAAATCCGAGGGCTTTTTCCTTTTGGTTTGCTGCTCGGTCTCGCTGTTTCGGCGGTGACGCTGCTTGCGGGTTTAACGGTGCCGGTTGAGACGCTCAATTTTGTGGCGGCGGCCACGGTCATATTAAGCATCGGCGGTTTCCGTTTTTTATCTCCTGCATGGACGATCGGACTTGTTTTTTTCCTTTTGCTGTTGTCAGAGACAAACGGCTGGGCATTCATTCCTCATGGCGGTTTGTCACTTTCAGGCCTATTGCAGACGCTGGCTGTTTTAGCAGCTTTGCTCGTCATAGCGGAAGGCTTGCTGATCCTGAACAGAGGGTGGCAAGACCCATCGCCGCGCCTGGTGAAAAGTCCGCGCGGCTTAAAGATGGGAGTCCAGCTGGCGCAGCGCTTATGGCTTGTTCCTGTTTTTCTTGTGCTGCCGGCCGGTGATCTAGAGGCCCCGCAGTCTTGGTGGCCCATGATATCCATTGGCGCAGAAAGCTATGCGCTCGTTTGCTTCCCGTTTTTAATCGGGTTTGCCCAACTGGTGAAAAGCACGCTGCCGAAATTGGCGGTGAAGGCAACCGGGAAAGGAGTAATCGCTGCTGGTGCGACAGCACTGCTTCTCGCGGCCGCTGCCTATTGGTTGCCTTTCTTGGCCATCGTCAGCATGCTCTTTGTGATCGGCAGCCGGATATGGATTTCATGGCGCCATTACTCTTATGAGAGAGCGCGCCACTACTTTTTCACGCCGCAGCCGAAAGGCATGATGATTCTCGGCGTAATCCCTTATTCACCCGCCAGCAAAATGGGTCTTGAACTAGGAGAAATCATTTATAAAGTCAACGGCACGCCTGTCCAGAGCGAGATTGAGTTTTATGAAGCGCTGCAGCGCAATGCCGCTTACTGCAAGTTGGAGGTCGTGGATGTGAACGGCCAGCTCCGTTTCGTTCAAGGCTCGCTTTACGAAGGGGAGCATCATGAATTAGGTTTGATTTTAGCCGTGGAAGAAAAAAAGTTTGAAGATGTCGAAAAGCTGCTGTAA
- a CDS encoding YjcZ family sporulation protein → MSCGYGAGFALIVVLFILLIIVGAAYIGWGY, encoded by the coding sequence ATGAGTTGCGGATACGGAGCTGGTTTCGCGCTAATCGTTGTATTGTTCATTTTGTTAATTATCGTCGGTGCAGCCTACATTGGCTGGGGTTACTAA
- a CDS encoding hemolysin family protein, translating to MDIFNLIMVAFLIALTGFFVATEFAIVKVRSTRIDQLAAEGNSKALAAKKVISNLDEYLSACQLGITVTALGLGWLGEETVARLLHPLLVKLDLSPSAVSVVSFVIAFTTITFLHVVIGELAPKTVAIQKAEAVALLFAKPMIMFYRLMYPFIKTLNGTSRLVIKLFGLKPVSEHEMAHSEEELRIILSESFKSGEINQSEYKYVNNIFEFDDRLAKEIMVPRTEIVAVDRSETAAECIAKVLDENYTRYPVTDGDKDRIIGMVNMKEILTDFVRDESKKSISIEHYIRPVIQVIESIAIHDLLVKMQKERIQMAILIDEYGGTAGLVTVEDILEEIVGEIRDEFDQDETPMIKKINEHQTILDGKVLIEDVNDMFGLDIDEEDVDTVGGWVLTEKFEVKEGDTIEKDGCTFKVIEMDGYHIKFIEVTKKVVSLTDVREDMMEGLAEKA from the coding sequence TTGGACATATTTAATTTAATCATGGTTGCCTTTTTAATCGCGTTAACCGGCTTTTTTGTAGCCACTGAATTTGCGATTGTAAAGGTTAGAAGCACAAGGATTGACCAGCTGGCAGCAGAGGGAAATTCGAAGGCGCTGGCAGCGAAAAAAGTGATTTCGAATTTGGATGAGTATTTGTCCGCGTGTCAGCTTGGTATTACCGTGACGGCTCTCGGACTTGGCTGGCTCGGAGAAGAAACGGTCGCTCGCTTGCTGCATCCGCTATTGGTGAAGCTAGATTTGTCGCCATCCGCTGTCAGTGTGGTGTCATTTGTGATCGCTTTTACCACCATTACCTTTTTGCACGTAGTAATTGGTGAGCTGGCGCCGAAAACCGTAGCCATTCAAAAAGCAGAGGCTGTTGCCTTGTTGTTTGCAAAACCAATGATTATGTTTTACCGCCTCATGTATCCGTTTATTAAAACATTAAACGGAACATCTAGGCTTGTCATCAAGCTATTCGGATTAAAGCCTGTATCTGAGCATGAGATGGCCCATTCGGAAGAAGAATTGCGCATCATTTTATCGGAAAGCTTTAAAAGCGGGGAAATCAACCAATCGGAATATAAATATGTAAATAATATATTTGAATTCGATGATCGCCTGGCCAAGGAAATCATGGTGCCGCGTACGGAAATCGTGGCGGTGGACCGATCGGAAACGGCTGCCGAGTGCATCGCTAAGGTGCTCGATGAGAATTATACGCGATATCCGGTCACAGATGGCGATAAAGACCGAATTATCGGCATGGTGAACATGAAGGAAATATTGACCGATTTCGTCCGGGATGAAAGTAAGAAGTCGATCAGCATTGAGCACTACATCCGTCCGGTCATCCAAGTGATCGAGTCGATTGCGATCCATGATTTGCTGGTGAAGATGCAAAAGGAACGCATTCAAATGGCGATCTTAATCGATGAATATGGCGGTACAGCCGGACTTGTTACTGTGGAAGACATCCTGGAAGAAATCGTTGGGGAAATTCGCGACGAATTCGATCAGGACGAGACACCGATGATCAAGAAAATTAATGAGCATCAAACGATCCTTGACGGCAAGGTTCTGATTGAGGATGTCAATGATATGTTTGGCCTTGATATTGATGAAGAAGACGTTGACACAGTCGGAGGTTGGGTGTTAACTGAGAAATTCGAGGTCAAAGAAGGCGATACTATTGAGAAAGACGGCTGCACCTTTAAGGTGATTGAAATGGACGGCTACCATATTAAATTCATTGAAGTAACCAAAAAAGTGGTTTCTCTGACCGATGTAAGAGAAGACATGATGGAAGGACTGGCAGAAAAAGCCTAG
- a CDS encoding S41 family peptidase, translating into MKKKWIAAITAASFLTGAGGMYAGIAAWEAGEEPAQPRKEQGEVPPGEAKLPDELHKVQTAYKVISDQYVDEVNRTDLVEGAIDGMVGSLKDPYSVYMDADTVKQFEDSLGSSFDGIGAEITIEDGKLIIVAPVKDSPAEEAGLKPKDQIVAIDGKSVNGMTMFEAMKKIRGKKGTSVTLGIIRQGLSKPLKVKVKRSEIPIETVEAKVKKKKGQPIGLIEITSFSENTAKDFKRELKRLEQKEVTGLLIDVRGNPGGFLDSVQEILKELVTENKAYMQIEEKGGRKLPFFTETKQVKPYPIAVLTDEGSASASEILAAALKEAEGYPIIGEASFGKGTVQQPVALGDGSNLKLTTHKWLTPNGNWIHQKGIQPDIEVKQPAYFNAHPLQITKPLEREMIDDNVKSAQMMLKGLGYGPGRTDGYFSEETEQAVRALQLQAKTKQTGVIDQRTADYLEQAWLEEIQKDKNDVQLQAALMYLSDKQKNRRRS; encoded by the coding sequence GTGAAGAAAAAATGGATTGCAGCTATCACGGCGGCTTCTTTTCTCACCGGTGCAGGCGGAATGTATGCCGGAATCGCTGCTTGGGAGGCGGGAGAGGAGCCGGCGCAGCCGAGGAAAGAACAGGGGGAAGTGCCGCCAGGGGAGGCCAAACTGCCGGACGAGCTTCACAAGGTCCAGACAGCTTACAAAGTGATTTCTGACCAGTATGTAGACGAGGTGAACCGCACGGATCTTGTGGAAGGAGCGATTGATGGGATGGTGGGCTCCTTGAAGGATCCGTACTCTGTCTATATGGACGCCGATACGGTTAAGCAGTTTGAGGATTCACTCGGATCTTCATTTGACGGCATTGGAGCGGAGATTACGATTGAGGACGGCAAGCTGATCATCGTCGCTCCTGTGAAAGACTCCCCGGCTGAGGAGGCCGGACTGAAACCGAAGGATCAAATTGTCGCTATTGACGGCAAGTCCGTAAATGGCATGACGATGTTTGAAGCGATGAAGAAAATCCGCGGCAAGAAAGGAACGAGTGTTACCCTCGGCATTATTCGCCAAGGACTGTCCAAGCCGCTTAAAGTGAAAGTGAAGAGAAGCGAAATTCCGATTGAAACGGTCGAAGCGAAGGTGAAAAAGAAGAAGGGCCAGCCGATCGGCCTTATTGAAATCACTTCCTTCTCCGAAAATACCGCGAAGGATTTCAAGCGCGAGCTAAAAAGACTGGAACAAAAAGAGGTGACCGGTCTTTTGATTGATGTGCGCGGCAATCCGGGCGGCTTCTTGGATAGCGTCCAGGAAATATTGAAGGAGCTGGTCACTGAGAATAAGGCCTATATGCAAATTGAAGAAAAAGGCGGACGGAAGCTTCCTTTTTTTACTGAAACAAAACAGGTGAAGCCTTATCCGATTGCTGTGCTGACAGATGAAGGCAGTGCATCTGCTTCTGAGATTCTGGCTGCTGCCTTGAAGGAAGCAGAAGGCTATCCGATCATCGGGGAAGCAAGCTTCGGAAAGGGAACGGTTCAGCAGCCGGTTGCTCTCGGCGACGGCAGCAACCTCAAGCTTACGACGCACAAATGGCTGACACCAAACGGGAATTGGATTCACCAAAAAGGCATACAGCCTGATATAGAAGTGAAACAGCCTGCTTATTTCAATGCTCATCCCTTGCAGATCACCAAGCCTTTGGAGCGGGAAATGATTGATGATAATGTCAAAAGCGCGCAAATGATGCTAAAAGGCCTTGGCTATGGGCCCGGGCGGACGGATGGCTACTTTAGCGAAGAAACCGAACAAGCTGTGCGCGCCCTGCAGCTGCAGGCCAAAACGAAACAAACTGGAGTCATAGATCAGCGGACAGCCGACTATCTTGAACAAGCATGGCTCGAAGAAATTCAAAAAGACAAAAACGACGTGCAGCTGCAAGCCGCTCTCATGTACTTAAGCGACAAGCAAAAAAACCGGCGGCGAAGTTGA
- a CDS encoding MBL fold metallo-hydrolase, with protein sequence MFFRSYFDEKLAQYSYMIACQKTGEAIVIDPARDITSYAETAKKEGFRLTAAAETHIHADFVSGARQMAKDYGAMLYLSDEGDEDWKYQYTEDVNAQLVKDGDTFFIGKVELQVMHTPGHTPESISFLVTDKGGGSVVPMGIFTGDFVFVGDVGRPDLLEKAAGVKGTAHTGALQMYDSLQRFKQLPDYAAVWPGHGAGSACGKSLGAVPQSTVGYEKANNWALQINDQEVFQRELLKDQPEPPKYFAMMKKINKQGPNVLANETVPYIESYKELQGYLNRSQTIVIDTRTAGEFANGHIEGTINIPFTKIFTNWAGWLIGYDQDIVLIADKEEAQDIQRSLESIGLDRIQAFASPKAVGEAEELEQYENITVEALKSRYQDEDVYVIDIRHKQEWQKGHIPGAHHHMLGNLPEEMSEIPKDKKIIVHCQSGARSAIGISLLQAAGFKQAANLQHGFSAWESQSGEVE encoded by the coding sequence ATGTTCTTTCGTTCGTACTTTGATGAAAAGCTTGCCCAGTATTCTTATATGATCGCTTGCCAAAAGACAGGAGAGGCCATTGTTATAGATCCCGCTCGCGATATTACATCTTATGCCGAAACAGCCAAAAAAGAAGGGTTTCGTTTAACAGCAGCGGCTGAAACTCATATTCATGCGGACTTTGTATCTGGCGCCCGCCAGATGGCGAAGGATTACGGGGCGATGTTGTATTTATCGGATGAAGGCGATGAAGACTGGAAGTACCAATATACAGAGGATGTGAACGCTCAACTCGTTAAAGACGGCGATACATTCTTCATCGGGAAAGTTGAGCTTCAAGTGATGCACACGCCGGGCCATACGCCGGAGAGCATCTCGTTTCTTGTAACAGATAAAGGCGGGGGTTCTGTTGTGCCGATGGGGATCTTTACCGGAGATTTCGTCTTCGTGGGAGATGTCGGGCGCCCAGATTTATTAGAGAAAGCCGCTGGCGTGAAGGGCACCGCTCACACCGGTGCGCTGCAAATGTATGACTCCCTTCAGCGCTTTAAGCAGCTGCCGGATTACGCAGCAGTCTGGCCGGGACATGGAGCAGGCAGCGCCTGCGGAAAGTCGCTCGGGGCGGTACCGCAATCTACGGTCGGCTATGAAAAAGCTAATAACTGGGCGCTGCAGATCAATGATCAGGAAGTATTTCAGCGGGAGCTATTAAAGGATCAGCCGGAGCCGCCCAAGTATTTTGCGATGATGAAGAAGATCAATAAGCAGGGGCCGAACGTGCTGGCGAATGAAACGGTTCCTTATATTGAAAGCTATAAAGAGCTGCAGGGCTATTTGAATCGATCCCAAACGATAGTAATAGACACGAGAACTGCCGGTGAATTCGCAAACGGCCATATAGAAGGAACAATCAATATCCCGTTTACGAAGATTTTTACTAACTGGGCCGGATGGTTAATCGGATATGATCAAGACATCGTGCTGATTGCGGACAAAGAAGAGGCCCAAGATATTCAGCGGTCGCTGGAATCGATCGGACTTGACCGAATCCAAGCGTTTGCCAGCCCGAAAGCAGTAGGGGAAGCAGAAGAGCTGGAGCAATATGAAAACATAACGGTTGAAGCATTGAAATCCCGGTATCAGGATGAGGATGTGTATGTCATCGATATCCGCCATAAGCAAGAGTGGCAGAAAGGGCATATTCCTGGAGCACATCATCATATGCTCGGGAACCTTCCGGAGGAAATGAGCGAGATTCCGAAAGATAAGAAGATCATCGTTCACTGTCAATCAGGGGCGCGTTCAGCGATAGGCATAAGCCTTTTGCAAGCCGCGGGCTTTAAACAAGCCGCTAATTTGCAGCACGGATTTTCTGCATGGGAGAGCCAAAGCGGAGAAGTCGAATAA
- a CDS encoding CsbA family protein: protein MIDKMILAIFLPGLLVVFFSRVTFNQYLGLVLTVALIAASAYKGYTHTWLLIVIDAASLTIGFWLSNRMIKGLKLNK, encoded by the coding sequence ATGATTGACAAAATGATTCTAGCGATATTCCTGCCCGGCCTTCTGGTTGTCTTCTTTTCTCGAGTAACCTTTAATCAATATTTAGGCTTGGTGCTGACCGTGGCGCTTATCGCAGCCTCCGCTTATAAAGGATATACGCATACATGGCTTCTTATCGTGATTGACGCGGCTTCACTGACTATTGGCTTTTGGCTGTCAAACCGAATGATCAAAGGCTTGAAACTGAACAAGTAG
- the speG gene encoding spermidine N1-acetyltransferase, translated as MNEDVRLRPLEREDLTFVHTLNTNANIMSYWFEEPYEAFVELQDLYDKHIHDQSERRFIVQHNDQMVGLVELVEIDYIHRRTEFQIIIDPRHQGCGYSVKATKLAMHYAFSVLNMHKLYLIVDQSNEKAIHVYKKVGFQVEAELKDEFFVDGEYHNALRMCMFQQDYFAAK; from the coding sequence ATGAACGAAGATGTCAGGCTGCGGCCGTTGGAGAGAGAAGATTTAACTTTTGTTCACACGTTAAATACGAACGCCAATATTATGTCTTATTGGTTTGAAGAACCATATGAGGCGTTTGTGGAGCTTCAGGATTTATATGACAAGCATATTCATGACCAGTCAGAGCGGCGGTTTATCGTTCAGCACAACGATCAGATGGTCGGGCTTGTTGAACTGGTGGAGATTGATTACATTCACCGGCGAACAGAATTTCAAATCATTATCGATCCGCGCCATCAGGGCTGCGGCTATTCAGTTAAGGCAACGAAATTGGCGATGCATTATGCCTTTTCGGTGCTCAATATGCATAAATTGTATTTAATCGTTGATCAATCGAATGAAAAAGCAATTCATGTGTATAAAAAAGTGGGCTTTCAAGTGGAGGCGGAACTGAAGGATGAGTTCTTCGTGGATGGAGAATATCATAATGCTCTTAGAATGTGCATGTTTCAGCAGGATTATTTCGCCGCTAAATAG
- a CDS encoding glutaredoxin family protein, translated as MNQVTVYSTNTCPYCDMMKNFLREQGIVFKEINVQEDQEAAQRLVQTTGQLGVPQTNVNGQWVLGFDPEAVKALLK; from the coding sequence ATGAATCAAGTAACCGTTTATTCAACCAATACCTGTCCTTATTGTGACATGATGAAAAACTTTTTGCGTGAACAAGGCATCGTTTTCAAGGAAATCAATGTGCAAGAGGACCAAGAGGCGGCACAACGCCTCGTGCAAACGACCGGACAGCTGGGTGTGCCGCAAACCAACGTAAACGGCCAATGGGTGCTGGGCTTCGATCCTGAAGCGGTGAAGGCACTGCTTAAATAA
- a CDS encoding peroxiredoxin family protein produces MNKKWFGFALLVLLIGIAAVNIVKDRQDNTDLDSAGMKITKDSALAGQDFGIGQGEKAPDFTLRTLDGQKVSLSDYEGKKIILNFWATWCPPCKAEMPHMQSYYQEEAKQNNVEILAVNLTENDKGPKAIAAFARQYELTFPVLLDEKGTVGKEYQAFTIPTTYILNSDLTVHQKIIGPMDKKMMKQLVSELK; encoded by the coding sequence TTGAATAAAAAGTGGTTTGGTTTCGCACTGCTAGTATTGCTGATTGGCATTGCCGCGGTCAACATCGTAAAAGATCGACAGGACAATACAGATTTAGACAGCGCCGGCATGAAGATCACGAAAGATTCCGCCCTGGCCGGTCAAGATTTTGGCATCGGCCAGGGAGAGAAGGCGCCGGATTTCACTCTGCGCACATTGGATGGGCAAAAAGTCTCGCTGTCCGATTACGAAGGGAAGAAGATTATCTTGAATTTTTGGGCTACATGGTGTCCGCCGTGCAAAGCGGAGATGCCCCATATGCAAAGTTATTATCAAGAAGAAGCGAAGCAGAATAACGTGGAAATTCTTGCGGTGAATTTAACGGAAAATGACAAAGGCCCAAAAGCCATTGCAGCATTCGCAAGACAGTACGAATTGACTTTTCCGGTACTGCTGGATGAGAAAGGAACGGTCGGCAAGGAATATCAAGCTTTTACCATCCCGACGACGTATATTTTAAACAGCGATCTCACCGTTCATCAGAAAATTATCGGCCCGATGGATAAAAAAATGATGAAGCAGCTGGTGAGCGAGCTGAAATGA